Proteins found in one Microbacterium sp. SSM24 genomic segment:
- a CDS encoding glycosyltransferase family 4 protein, giving the protein MTGRRLWFVVPEGIDDPARVSGGNVFDARVAEGLRRLGWDVRWVVAGPDAASRAALGRVPTGGLVLVDGLVARGAVAALAAAAGRLRLAVLVHMVTAAFDDADPAELENERRMLASVNLVVATSAWTRDELVSRALVAPDRVVVATPGSDAAPLSIGTATGGSLLCVGVVAPHKGQDLLVDALAALGPGWTCTIAGSVAADPGFVRRIAAHAAEAGLAERITWAGVVHGRALDALYARADLLVAPSRTESYGMAVGDALRRGIPVVATRVGGIPEAVQPGRAAILVPPDRPAALGDALRRWMADPALRADLTARARDEGPRRRGWIETAGAVDRALRSLP; this is encoded by the coding sequence AACGTCTTCGATGCCCGGGTCGCAGAGGGACTGCGCCGGCTGGGCTGGGACGTGCGGTGGGTGGTGGCAGGACCGGATGCCGCGTCCCGCGCCGCGCTCGGACGCGTGCCCACCGGCGGTCTGGTGCTGGTCGACGGCCTCGTCGCCCGGGGCGCGGTCGCCGCGCTCGCGGCGGCGGCCGGGCGCCTGCGTCTGGCGGTCCTCGTGCACATGGTGACCGCCGCATTCGACGACGCCGACCCCGCCGAGCTCGAGAACGAGCGGCGGATGCTGGCGAGCGTGAACCTCGTCGTCGCCACGAGCGCATGGACGCGGGACGAGCTCGTCTCTCGCGCGCTCGTGGCACCCGACCGGGTCGTGGTCGCGACTCCGGGATCGGATGCCGCACCGCTGTCGATCGGCACGGCGACGGGCGGGTCGCTGCTGTGCGTGGGCGTCGTCGCCCCGCACAAGGGGCAGGATCTGCTCGTCGACGCGCTCGCCGCGCTCGGACCCGGCTGGACCTGCACGATCGCCGGGTCCGTCGCCGCCGACCCCGGGTTCGTGCGGCGGATCGCGGCGCACGCGGCGGAGGCCGGTCTCGCCGAGCGCATCACGTGGGCGGGGGTCGTGCACGGGCGCGCCCTGGACGCGCTCTACGCGCGAGCCGACCTGCTCGTCGCACCCTCGCGCACCGAGAGCTACGGCATGGCCGTCGGCGATGCGCTGCGGCGCGGCATCCCCGTCGTCGCCACCCGTGTCGGGGGGATCCCGGAGGCCGTCCAGCCGGGCCGGGCCGCGATCCTGGTGCCGCCGGATCGGCCGGCCGCCCTGGGCGATGCCCTCCGGCGGTGGATGGCGGACCCCGCTCTGCGCGCGGACCTCACCGCCCGGGCACGGGACGAGGGTCCGCGCCGCCGCGGCTGGATCGAGACGGCCGGCGCCGTCGACCGAGCGCTGCGGAGCCTGCCGTGA
- a CDS encoding methyltransferase domain-containing protein, which produces MSVVIPVSADWLTLREQADAAARSRPLARRASRLVHAPVTVHDLGSGTGSMMRWLAPRLPAPQTWVLHDWNAALLEHAAAAPPEPVTAVQPRVGHLEHLRAEDLAGASLVVTSALLDVLSAPEVEAIVAACIGVGAPGLFALTVDGRVSLDPVDPGDRVFAAAFNDHQRRIAEDRRLLGPDAVALAAGLFRAAGWSVRTDASPWRLGDREPALVAEWLEGWLAAAVEERPALTEWAGEYLRTRRAQLAAGALHVVVHHRDLLAWPS; this is translated from the coding sequence GTGAGCGTCGTCATCCCGGTGTCCGCCGATTGGCTCACGCTGCGCGAGCAGGCGGATGCCGCGGCCCGGTCCCGCCCGCTGGCGCGCCGCGCGTCGCGCCTGGTGCACGCGCCGGTGACGGTGCACGACCTCGGCAGCGGCACCGGGTCGATGATGCGCTGGCTCGCGCCTCGCCTCCCCGCGCCTCAGACGTGGGTGCTGCACGACTGGAACGCCGCACTCCTCGAGCACGCGGCCGCCGCACCGCCGGAGCCCGTGACCGCGGTGCAACCGCGCGTGGGACACCTGGAGCATCTGCGGGCGGAGGACCTGGCCGGGGCCTCGCTGGTCGTGACGTCGGCCCTCCTCGACGTGCTGTCGGCGCCGGAGGTCGAGGCGATCGTCGCGGCCTGCATCGGAGTCGGCGCACCGGGCCTGTTCGCACTCACCGTCGACGGGCGGGTCTCGCTCGACCCGGTCGACCCCGGCGACCGCGTCTTCGCGGCCGCGTTCAACGACCACCAGCGCCGGATCGCCGAGGACCGCCGCCTGCTCGGACCGGACGCGGTCGCACTCGCCGCCGGGCTGTTCCGCGCGGCCGGATGGTCCGTGCGGACGGATGCCTCGCCCTGGCGGCTCGGCGACCGCGAGCCCGCACTCGTGGCCGAGTGGCTGGAGGGCTGGCTCGCCGCCGCCGTCGAGGAGCGTCCGGCGCTCACCGAATGGGCGGGCGAGTACCTGCGCACGCGACGCGCCCAGCTCGCCGCCGGCGCACTCCACGTGGTCGTCCACCACCGCGATCTCCTCGCGTGGCCGTCATGA